The genomic interval gttgggatatcttgaaaaaggatgtggtgtTGGCGGTGAAGGATTTCGCAGTTAATGGTCACTGGCCCAGAGGTTCCAATGCTTCGTTTCTTTGTTTAATACCAAAAGTGGAAAACCCTCAGCAATTCGGGGAGTTTAGACCCATTTCATTAGTAGGTTGCTTGTACAAAATCATCTCCAAAGTGTTGTCTTTGCGCCTAAAAAAGGTGATCAATAAAGTTATTGACGTTAGACAGTCGGTTTTTCTTGAAGGAAGGGGTTTGCTAGACAGTGTACTTGTAGCTAATGAAGTTTTGGAAGAATACAAGAGAAAGAGGAAGAGTTGTGTTTTCTTCAAAGTTGACTATGAGAAGGCGTATGACTCGGTTAACTGAGAGTTTAATTACTATATGCTACGGAGGTTGGGCTTTTGTGATCTATGGATTCAGTGGATAAAGGGTTGCTTAGAGTCAGCTTCTGTTTCAGTTCTTGTGAACGGTAGTCCTTCTAGGGAGTTCTTTCCTCGGAAGGGACTTTGTCAAGGTGATCCGCTTGCTCTGTTTCTCTTTCTTATAGTGGCAGAAGGATTGGCTGGGGTGGTAAGGATGGCAGAGGAAAAGAAGTTGATTGATAGTTTGGAAGTTGGCAAGTCTAAAGTGAAGGTAAATATGCTACAATATGCAGATGATCCTATGTTCTTCTGTGAAGCTAACACCAAAAGCGTGTTCAATATTAAGGCGATTTTGCAATGTTTTGAGCTAACTTCTGGGTTTAGggttaatttttcaaaaagcaGAATTGGAGGGATGGTGATGGGTCAATTTTCGCTTCAGCGTTTTGCAGCTATGTTTAGTTGCGACATGATGGTTGCTCCTTTTGTTTACTGCTAGTTGGCGGGAGTCATAAGCGATGTGCTTTTTGGAATGAGGTGATAGAGAAAGTTCAGGCTAGACTAAGTAGGTGGAAAGGTAGGTGTTTGTCGATGGCTAGGAGGATTTGTTTGACCAAGTCTGTTCTTTCCTCTATTCCATTATTCTTTATGTCCTTATTCAAATTGCCTTTTGGGGTGGCAGATAAGTTGTTCAGGATCCAAAGAAATTTTCTTTGGGGGTGGGGTTCTGATGGAAGGAAGATCGCTTGGGCTTCTTGAGAGAAAGTTTGTAAGCCTCACGAGTTTGGGGGGTTAGGTATCATTGATCTAAAGTTGTTCAACTTGGCTTTGCTAGGTAAGTGGATTTGGAGGTTAGGCTCGGAAAAGGGTGGTCTTTTGAAGGAGGTTCTAGTTTCTAAATACGGTGGTTGGAGAAGTTTGGGTGGGGTAGGAATAAGAAGTAGGAGctctctttggtggaaagatCTGAAAGAGGTATGGGCTTCGGAGGATTGGGGaagaagttttgaagatgggGTTAAGTGGAAAGTTGGTGATGGAAAGGATATTTCTTTCTGGGAGTTCAATTGGTTGGGTTGTGACGCGCTGAAGAGAGTTTTTTCGATACTGTTTTCTATAAGTTCGGCCAAAGAAGCAATGGTGGCTGAGCTTGGGTCTTGGATTAATGGAGTTTGGGTTTGGCAGCTTCCCTGGTAAAGATTTTTTTTCGATTGGAGAAACCTTTGGAGGATCAATTGTTTCAGATTTTACTTGAGGCAAGGTTGGTCCCGGAAGAGGTGGATAGTTGGGTTTGGAAGGTTGGGGGTCTTCAAAcgttttcaattaattttgcCTATATTTATGTTAGGAAGGATCGCGAGGTGGTTTCTTCTCCAGCTTTCAGTAGGTTGTGGAGATGCAAAGCCATACCTTTTGCTGTTCTTACTACTTGGAGGATGCTTGAAAATAAGCTTGCTACTAGGGTCAATTTGGAAAGGCGAGAGGTGTCGGTTGAAAATTCTTTGTGTTGTATGTGTGGGAAGGAGGAAGAATCTTATCGCCATTTGTTTTTCAATTGTAGTTTTGCTTGGCACGTTTGATGTTTATGCTTTAAGCGGCTTGGAGTTTCTTTTGTGTTTCACATTGATCCTAAGTCAAACTTTGACCAATTCAGGTTGAGCCGGTCTTCTGATTCAGTTAATGTTATGTGGATCACAATTTGGGTTGGGGTGGTGAGTGAATTCTGGAATCCCAGGAATTTTATCATATTCAAAAGGGATGTAGCAGACGCGTCTGAAGTGTTTGCTTTGGTGCAAGTAAATATTTGGTCTTGGATTTCGGTAAAAATTCGCTCTACTTCGTTTTCCTACTCtaattggtgtttggaacctttgGTGTGTATGAGGATGATTTCttgaatttctttttttcaagATTTATTTTAACGGGTAGTGCTTTTGTTAGTTAGTTTGGTGGTATTTGTTAGATGTTGgtttctgtataagggttgaaccatcccggaagtggttcccatttatttattttttattactgataaaaataaaaataaaaatgtgtcAATAAATTTGTTGAATATTTGAAGAATAATCATTTTGAGGTTTGAACTGATTATCGAGATATATTTAGAATTAtattagattaaaaataaaattaaaaaattgtaattataattttaacgTGCATCAAAGGGATGTGGTAACACTTACACAAGTGTGAGAGACGCTAACATACTAATCGTACAAAAGGTTGGTTCACATGTGTGTGGCTTTAACGACAAGTACATAAGACATGAGCCCTCCACCTCCATTATTGCTCCTTCCTCtacttctaaaaaattaaatatatctttGATAATATAATGAATTGGCTAATCCGAtagttttctattttattttaaatattgagTTATACAATATGGTAGTTGAAATTGGATTTAGAATTgtatattgaaattatataaatttatttatttttatcatttacaaACTAATTTGTACAATCTAATATACATGTTCACATTTCGGATATGGTTTCAATTATCAAACTATATAAATtggtattcaaaataaataaataaaattgaattctGGAATAACTAATcctatgaaaaaatatttgtaaccacataccaatttttttttttatgtaaatttaatTTTCCCACCATTCTATCCGTAGGTAATATcaatttaggaaaaaaaaaaaaatagaatcgGAAAAAGTAAAGTAGAGGTGTACTTACCGACCAATCAAAGTTGGTGGGAAAAGATAAGACATGGATAATATAATTTAAGTCATGggtaaatttaaaaaaatcaccgCAACGCCTATTTTTTGTTCGAAATTTTTCAACACGTTTGGTTTCAAAAATTGAAAGTGCACTGTGTACTGCATTGAAAACCCAAAGCattgaaataaaaaagtgtTACCTAGATAAGAACCACGTTCCCAAATCAAACCTCTCCACTTCGTTCTCAAATCAAATCTATGAACCTCGTTCCCAAATCACAAAAGCGAAATCCTGAAGCTCATCCAAGAGTGAATCTTCCCCATTTGAGAGAAAACAGTTTTCGAATCAAACCCTAACTGCCAAATTCGTAACAATGAAGTGGCAGAGAATAGCTTCCGCATCCATTGACGAGTCAAACCCTACCATCAGAGGTAAGATTATTTGATTTGAATAAAAcgtttttgagtttttctttcTCCATTTCAGTTTTATCATCTAATCCCCTTTTGAACATGCAGTGATTTTTGGTGTGAGATGTATTTAGTGTGACCTTGAACAACGACAGAAGTGCGTGATGTAGTGTGGACTCATTTGACTTGGGTAACCGCATTTTGGTGTAGTAACTTCTTTTGATTGTTGTTGTTGACCAAACTTGTTTGAAACAACTTGTTTAGAAGATGTATGCCTCTGCATTTTTATATATAGGTTGTCTATGCTTCTTTACTTTGTATCCATGCAAAACCTTTCCCATTCTATTAAAAACTTAATCACCGAATATATTAAAGGATACGAATACTAGAGTTATAGAAgaatcctaatattaattgggtgtcttttctaattatcagttgtttctctttatagaggtgaataacctttattttgtcttgtgtgttatgattctattatttaattattgattattttcctctttagttaaaccaaaaatgagtgtactacttatatatattcagaccatttgttttgattgatttgaataacaagaaagaagatatattcattctcatatcctttgtcttcagtttactcttttgttcatctctgctctcttttgttcatctctattatattttgtaatatggtatcagagccatttcgagcctatcctagcgagtgtttgtgttgggcctatcgtgccacccgctatcggaccgctatcggaccacccaaaatatatagtcccacgcacgagttggcagtctcggcgtgaggggatgtgttggagatcccacatcgactagagattagagcctttcattgtatataagtgagtgcaatcctcaaccctatgagccggttttatggggttgagttaggcttaaagtccacttcgtaatagaATATGCTAACTTTTAGGCTTTTTAGGGGTAACATCTCTAATGTTTGCTCAATATCTTATATGGAGTTGTATGATGGTACCCTGTAGAAAGAGAGACTGAAATGGAAGATGGAGTACATGGAATTGGTAAAGGAGTTGGAGCAAAAGTTGATATTGAATCAAGAAAGACATGATTGCAATAGTTATGTGACTGATAATGGAGaggtattttcctttttaaaatactaTTGGTTTGTTGCAGTTtactttcaatttttatttttattattgtactACAAGTTTATATGACATAACAAATCCAAAATTTTAGAGTATTTTTCTGCAGACAATTTGCAAAATCTATTATGCTTTTATGTGTGAATAATCATACTTTAGGTGTTAAGTTGGTTGGTTAATTGTCACGGTGGTTAGAAAATATGTGGTCACCTGCAACATGAGAATCAGATGCTCCTCCATGACTGGTGAACCACGGGTTCAATATTTCAGTTGTTGAACATTGTGTTTTTTACTGGGACACATGAGGAATGGGAAAAGTCAATTGTAGCCTTCATACTGGAACAATTACCTTTAGAATCAGTTGTGCGTGTTGTTAAATCTAGCTAGCTGCAATATCAATCAACCAGATTTATGGTATGCTATTAAAAGCAAGATGGTTCCTGATAAGCTAAGAAATACAGTTCAGTTAGGTGTTGATTTATAGACAAATGCATTTGAGGGCGAACTATTATATGGTTTGGACAGGAATAAAAAGATATGGAGGTTGTGTCTAACAAGTATTAAAggtcaaaaaatttaaaaatgacaaaaaattatttgttatgcCTAAGAAGTTGAGTCATTGTTTgctaaaagaatattttatatagTGTACACATTTAGTTATTTGAGAAGATAAGATAATGTATGTAATATACTTAAATTtacttttgaaatttatttgGAAAATGACACCCTTAgctattaatttttgaaatacaGCTTAGTAGTGTCTTAAAACTTATCAATCACATAAGAAAACATAACAGTAGTTTTAccgtttttatatttttaatgagctacatctacttaaccacacATGGTTTGATATTggattttgttatttttgttgctttgtaaaatataaaactttccATGACTATTTGTATTAATTGTTATCTAATAAATATGCATATAATAACAAATACTACACCTACTTACTGTGACTtagtttaaagtttaaaattcagaaattagaaaaaaattattgcgAGGATACTAAAATTGAATTTCGGTATGTATGTACTTAGGAAATATGAATCAACTTTCATTTTTAACAACTATGGATCaactttatttttaacatagggacaatagaaaaaaattgtattattttgaatattcaaaataaacaaatagagaatgttatatatatatatatatatatactaaaattgAATTTTGGTATGTATGCACTTAGAAAACAATTgtcaataaaatttaattaacatagggacaatagaaaaaaattgtatatataaataaggaAATATGGGCAATACATCCAAGACAAAGACAGAGTAGTGTATCTGGAACATAGAAAAGGCCAATGAATTGAGGACATAGATAAGGTCAGTGAATTTAAAAGGTATAGAGCATAGGGTTGTGGTATATACTGCAGTAGTTATAGTGCAATAAATTGGTATGAATTGTAATGTTAAATacatttattctttttcttctttgtctCATTTCAATATTATCCCGTGATCATCTTGGATGATAGTTTTATTCCACGTGTTTGACTTTagataactttattttttatagtcATAAATTTTACTTAAGAAGACATGGATTTGGTGTAAAGTACATATTAATTTTCTCTctttgtattaattaaattaagaatatcttgatatttaaaaaagaataaataaaaaaatgtttctaaaaGTTAAAACGATTATACTCCTTTTATTTATATGATCTTAATTATCAATCAAGTTCCTTTGAAAACCATGCTTTTCTTCTCTAGTTTTACATATTCCATTTTGAGTTTTTGACATGCAGTTCACTTTCATGCATCATCTCTAACTTGTGTATGTTTCAAGCGTGATAGAGGAAAGAGTAGCAGACAAAACCGAGTTCAAAGAATGCTAGCATAGGACAACTGAATCACCTTACATCATGCGCCTTGCTTTATCTTCGGGCATAAGAGGCCTTCTCTTTGGTTATGATACAggttacataaaaaaaaaaaaaagccttGTTCAAATCACCTTTATTATGTATTGGATTGAGCTTGAGTCTAaacgaaattgatttttttaattaaaataattcctTAACCTGAGACAATCTATAAGATAGTTTTGACAAACAAACATGTAGTGAATGGTTATTAAAGACGTTGCTTTGATCACTTTAAATGACATTTGTTTTGACTAAATTACTCACATTCAGGGGTGATTTCCAGGGCCTTGTTATACATCCGTGATGAATTTGACCAAGTTGACAAGAGAACTTGACTCCAAATTAAGTTTGTTTTGCTTTCTTCAGTTTGAAACTAATGGGGTGGAAAGATTGATTGTTTTAATCCACTATTATGCAGGAAACCATTGTAAGTGTGGCTGTGGCAACAACTATAATTGGTGTTGCATTTGGAGGGTGGATGAATGACAAGCTAGGGAGAAAGAGATCTATTTTGGTGCCCGATGTTGCATTTTTTCTTGGTGCTTTGGTTATGGCTGTTGCGCCTGTTCCATTGGTGATCATTATGGTAAGAGTTTTAGTTGGTTTGGGAGTTGGAATGGCATCCATGACTGCCCCTCTATACATCTATGAAGCTTCCCCAACCAAGATCAGAGGTGCTCTAGTCAGTATCAATGGTTCATGCTTTGAGTTTTTGTCATGATTCACAACACTTTTTGCGGCTAAAGGAACATGTCCGAAATTATAAGGAAAAGAATGAGAGACTTCAACTATGatgtatttgaatttgaaattaaatgtgttttattttatgtaagaCGTATTGGATGATGTTTGATAATAAATTGTTCAATTAATATATGTTCAATTATTTCATATGTTGAAATACTATACAGCCGTAAAAAATTGCATTCATTCAAACGTATGAATAGATATTTTGATGCATGTAAGATTATCTATTGTTCTACTCATGGAATAGAGTTGGTGGGTAATGTGTGTAAATTTTACCTACGAATTGCGGTCGATGGGTATTACCTACGGACGGTGGTCGATGGGTATTACCTACGGACTATTGTTTGTGGGTATTACCTACGGACCGCTGTTCGTAGGTATTACCCATGGATTACTATTATCTACGGTTTATATTTCTTAGGTAAATTACGACGCCAACATtacatatgatttttttttcgtGAGAAATTCGTAGGTAATGctgatttacctacggatttctgctattacatacggatttagtTTGTAGGtaaatcagtttttttttttatagtggcAGTTAACACTTCTCCCAAAATTAAGTTCCCTAATTTCTGATTAAGGCAGTTCTACTCATCCAGCACGTTGGTCTATTAATTTGCTAACTGTGAACTTCGATAAATTACGTCAATGTACTTAAAAATTACTTCATAAATTAATGTCATATAACATAAATTGCGTCGTTGTTGAAGCATGAAGTCCAGAAGAAGAGGTGAGAGCATGGAAATATATAGTGCAacttatatataagaaaataatgacTATATTTTACGAACATGGCATTTGAAATCATCATGCATACACGATAAAATACATCATCAATTTTATTTGTGAATAGTAGAATATTGGTCATCAATTTTTTTCATACCGGACTagttattttagaatttaaattttatttgatttaaataCGGATTTGCATAATCTGGTAGTTGAAACTAGATTGTATAAATGagtattcaaaataataaaaaaaaaacaagatgtCTTAATTAGCCAATTTAGtatattcttaattatttataattttttttaaaattatacaaaagTGCAGGAGGAAGAAGTAATGGAGGTGTAGGGAGAATTTGTCAAGACATCATGCATGACATTGTATTAGAAGTTGGGCTACAAAAGTGCAACGTAAAGCTTCACATTCTTCCGGGaccttcataaatttttatttccaaaattatCCTTTAACAAAAGGTgcaaggatttttttttatatattttcatagATCTTTAAAATTTCggaatttgaaataaaaatattctaaattttagagTTCAAAATATATTgaacatttttacatttttgcGGTTGAGTTTGGGATGGTTGGATTTTTGGTGCATCAAGAAAGAGAAGAGATGAGGGGTTGttgaaggtttttttttaaCGATAAAAGTAAAGATCATTTTAATAAGTAAAAGTTAAGTTATAGATAATTACATTATCTTTCAAAGAAgataagaataatttttttaggagTACTCGGCCAGAATGTACTCGGCCTGTTTGTTGGTGATGCATTTTAGCAGGGGATCGAGTAACCTCTCCGGTACAAATCTTCGTTGATCATGGTGTACCGGGCGCATTGTTGCTTCATTGCCTTTTCTTGGTCGACCTTGCATGTACTGTCCAATAGGTACTGGATGACGGGTGTCATCCAGTTGTCGGCCTCAGCCTCGGCCTCTTCCATAGCCAGGCACTCGGCCTCGATCTCAATTACACTGGGGTGTCTCAGCCATATTTGTATGACTGACCTCTGGTGGCTCTTCTTCTTGGTGACCGACAGCTTGGACAGGATGTCAGCCCTTTTATTGTCCTCCCTCGGTATATGTTCCAAGGGTGCTTTGCTGAAGCGGGCAATGTTGTTTTTGGCCGCGTGGTAGTACCGCTGCAGCAAAGGCTCCTTAACTTTGAACTCTCCATTGACCTGGTCGACCATCATCCGGGAGTCGCTTTTGCATGTAACTTCGCACGCTCCCATGTCGTAGGCTAGGTTCAGCCTAGTGAGTAAGGCCTCGTATTCGGCCTGGTTGTTGGTCGCCCGAAATCCGAATTAGAGAGCTTGCTTAGGAAGAGGTCGCCCGACCCCTCCAGAACGACTCCCGCTCCACATGCTGTTTTATTTGAGGAGTCGTCCACATAAAGTGTCCACCCGCCCGAGATGGTGGGTAGAGGTGTCAATTCGGTTGAGAAGTCGGCCAGGCATTGAGACTTGATGGCGTCCCTCGGTTCGTAGCGTATGTCGAACTCGGAGAGTTCGACTGACCAACCTATCATCCTTCCTGCAAGGTCCGACTtagacaaaattttaaaaatagggtaGTCGGTTCTTACAATCATGGAGTGATTTCGGAAGTAGGAGCGCATCCGTCTTGCTGTGAGGACTAGGGCGAGAGCCACCTTCTCTCTCATCTGGTACCTGGTCTCGGTCGAGTGGAGGGTTCGGCTGACGAAGTACACTGGTCGCTCCTTGCCCTCGGTCTCCTGCACTAGGGCAGCATTGACTGCTTCCTCCGAGATTGCCAGATATACCAGGATCGGGTGGTTGGGTCTCGACTTCGGGATGACAACTAGGGATGTCAAAAATTTCTTGAACTGTTTGAAGATTTCCTCGCATTGGTCGTCCTAGGCGAATTTTTTGCCTTTTCGGAGCAGTTGGACCATCGGCTTCGTTCTCTCGGCCAGGCGGGGGACGAACCTTGAGAGGGCGGTCAGCCGTCCTAGGAGTTGTTGTACCTCCTTGACGCTGTTCGGACTTCTCGTGTTGAGTATGGCCtggcatttgtcggggttggcTTCTATCCCCAGGTGGGTGAGCATGAACCCTAGGAACTTGGCCCCCTCAGCCCCGAAAGTacacttctcggggttgagCTTCATGTTGACTCCCCTGAGGGCTCTGAAGACCTCGTCCAAGTCTTTCAGGTGTTGCTCGAACGAGTCGGACTTCACGACTATGTCGTCCACGTATACCTCTACCGCCTGGCCGATTAGGCCTTTGAAGATTTTGTCCATGAGGCGCTGGTAGGTCGCCCCTGCGTTCTTGAGGCCGAACGGCATGACCTCGTAATAGTAGTTGGTGTCGGCCGTCATGAAGGCCGTTTTCTCCTTGTCCCTgggtgcatgcttatctggttataGCCAGAGTAAGCGTCCAAGAAGTTCATAATTTTGTGGTCGGCCGCCCCGTCCACCAGTTGGTCAATGTTTGGGAGAGGGTAGGTGTCTTTTGGACATGCGCGCTGTTGATGTTTCTGTAGttgacgcacatcctccatttaCCGTTCGGTTTGGTGACCATGACAACGTTGGCCAACCATGTTGTGTATCGGGCCTGCCTTATGAACCCGACCG from Phaseolus vulgaris cultivar G19833 chromosome 1, P. vulgaris v2.0, whole genome shotgun sequence carries:
- the LOC137815931 gene encoding uncharacterized protein — protein: MLRRLGFCDLWIQWIKGCLESASVSVLVNGSPSREFFPRKGLCQGDPLALFLFLIVAEGLAGVVRMAEEKKLIDSLEVGKSKVKVNMLQYADDPMFFCEANTKSVFNIKAILQCFELTSGFRVNFSKSRIGGMVMVGGSHKRCAFWNEVIEKVQARLSRWKGKWIWRLGSEKGGLLKEVLVSKYGGWRSLGGVGIRSRSSLWWKDLKEVWASEDWGRSFEDGVKWKVGDGKDISFWEFNWLGCDALKRVFSILFSISSAKEAMVAELGSWINGVWVWQLPW
- the LOC137813977 gene encoding inositol transporter 4-like produces the protein MEYMELVKELEQKLILNQERHDCNSYVTDNGEETIVSVAVATTIIGVAFGGWMNDKLGRKRSILVPDVAFFLGALVMAVAPVPLVIIMVRVLVGLGVGMASMTAPLYIYEASPTKIRGALVSINGSCFEFLS